Part of the Lolium rigidum isolate FL_2022 chromosome 6, APGP_CSIRO_Lrig_0.1, whole genome shotgun sequence genome, ACCTTTGGCCAGAATAAACCTGACCTTAGCCTAACTTCCTGGAAATTCCAAATCCCAACTGGGTCCATCGGCTGATTGAATGCTACTACTCCTAAGTCAACACTGATAGCGCCTGCttgtttgcttgcttgcttgGGAGGCTACATAGTCGCACTTTTCAGTGTGATCGAGAGCTACTACTCCTACTACATATGGGACGACTGAGTTCCCAAGGTCGCACGGCATGTAGCCTGAGCTCCTCTCCAAGACACCCCTTCTTGGCCCAGTCTGGGTTTGTAACCTGACGCGCTGAGTGAATCGTGATCATGCGCAGATCCTCCCCTGcaatgtccggcgagcgggacgaTGAGGAAGCGGCGTTGGTGGCGTCGGCCGAGCCGCCACAGACGTCGGTGTCCTCCGGCGTCGCGTCCATCATGGTCGGCCTCGTCTTCCTTGCGCTATTGATTGGCTTCAGCAGATGGATCAACCTCGACGACAATGTAAGCATTACACTGAATATATACTTTGTTTTTCAGTTTTCCATGCCGCTCAAATTTTCTAGTCAACGCACCACGAGTTAGACGCAAGCTTCCGTGATTGTCCAATATTGAACAACAAAGTTGATTTTCATCAGAATGACTGACTCATGCTTCTAGCACATCATTTTCTAATCTTATTTCTTCAGCTGTGGATCTGATGATATCTAGATTCATATCTCCCTATCACTTTACTAAACTGATTCACGACTTTCTAGATTTTCCCTCGCTAATCAAAGAAAGAGAAAATCTTGGAGTTTACCTTTTTAGGACCAATTATAATGTTCTAGATAATCTATTTACAACCGAAACAATTATGATTTGGCCTAAAGACAGCACACGGCCGAGTTCGGACATAAAATGAAAAGATTGGGCTTTCAACCAGGAAGAAGGAAAGAACAAAGAGTGGAAAAGGTGATGGACTGAGGCCTTTGTAACCTGAATTTAAGGGATAAGATGTGTTGGATGTGTGGGTGCGAAGCCCATAGATATTTAAGGAATTAAAAATAcattattttcaaaaataaaatttcaattttCAAAAACACGAGAAAATAATGTAAGTCAAAAAATTCAAATCAACTCCAAAGAATCCATTAGAACAAAATAGTGCACAATTCAATTAAAAATAGGATAAAATAAATAATCATTAAAAATACATAATAAATTCCTTTAAAGTAGAAATCAAGGAAACCCTTTCAATCTATGTTTCAAATTAATTAAAATACTTTTGAAATAATAGGAAATGCAAGAAGGACAAATGATCTTCGAAAAATGCCAAGACGATTTAATATTTTTTCGACAAAGGGGAATAtgttaatatcgcgaagatacaTATTGCACCCAGGCTCTGCAATTACCGGATGTCCTAAAAAAAATACGGATGCACATAGTTGTACttcgaaaaagaagaagaaaaacaaaagatcTCGCTACAGTGATCAAAACATTGTAGCTGCAAACGCAAAGACGATTTGACATAAAAAATACTTTCAATTATTTTCATACACACGAAATAACACGTTAATGAAACTTCATAAGTTCTTTATGATTATTATATATGCGATATAAGCTTGACCATGCGAATGCATATACTTTGCCACTTGTGGATTACTTGTGAGTTGTGAGTTGTGACACATTAGTTATCTCCACTGTTATGGACGCACAGTCGTTTATCCTCGGCAACATAAGCAGCATCAGCACTGGACGACCTCTTAACCACAGCCTCTCCAACTATACAACTCCGTTCACCTGCAGCAACGGCACATCAACGACATGCCCCGCAACAGCAGCACCGCAGCCATGGCGTTGGCCTGCCGCTACCagtaccacgccgtcgtgcccggACTACTTCCGGTACATCCACGACGACCTGCAGCCCTGGCGCGGCGCCGGGATCACACGCGACGCCATGGAGCGCGCTCGCAAGTACGCCTACTTCCGGCTGGTTGTGGTGGGCGGCCGCGCGTACGTGGAGACGTACCAGGTCGCCTTCCAGATGCGAGACGTCTTCACGCAGTGGGGCATCCTGCAGCTGATGCGCCGCTACCCCGGCCGCGTCCCCGACCTCGACATCATGTTCGCCTGCGATGACCCGGGCCAAGTGCGCGCCGCCGAGTTCGCGACGCCGTCCGACGCGCCGCCGGTGTTCCGCTATTGCAAGGACAAGTCGACGCTGGACATCGTGTTCCCGGACTGGTCCTTCTGGGGCTGGCCGGAGGTGGGCATCCGGCCGTGGACGCCGATGCTGGCAGAGATTGAGCGCGAGAACAAACGTGTGTCATGGCCACAGAGGGAGCCGTTCGCGTTCTGGAAGGGCAACCCCGACAGATACCGCATACGCCACGACATGATGAAATGCAATGTCTCCAACGGCAAGGAATGGAACGCCCGCCTCTTCAACCAGGTACGTACTACTTTCAGTGCTCTAAAATCTGTCAATAGCGACAAAGAAAGTCACTGAATCCACAACTTAACACTTTTTACCTTCACCTGGCTTTAGGACTGGGGGAAAGCGAGACAAAACGGTCTCAAAGATTCCAGCATTCCCAAGCAATGCTTATACAGGTATATATTTCGTTCTGGACAACGCCTGCCCATGCCTACAGTACTGTTTAAATTTTTTATGATCGACCGATGCTTTGTTAATACTAGTACATACATTCAGGTACAAGATATATATCGAGGGGAATGCATGGTCAGTAAGCGAGAAGTACATCCTAGCGTGCGACTCCCCGGTGTTGTTCGTGGTGACGCCCTTCCAGGACATCATGTCGAGAGGTCTCGTCGCCGGCAAGCACTACTGGCCCattgaccggaaccgcatatgcgAGTCCATCAAGTTCGCTGTCGACTGGGGCAACCACCACCCTGTCGAGGCGCAGCTCATCGGCGAGCAAGGCAGCCGGTTCGCCAGAGAGGAGATGAGCATGGACTACATCTACGACTACATGCTGCACCTGCTCACCGAGTACGCCAAGCTGCTCCGGTACAAGCCCACCATCCCGGAGAAAGCCGTCGAGATCTGCACCCACTCCCTGGCATGCCCTGCCGACGACCAGCACCGGCCCTGCATGATGGATTCCATGGAGAGGCGAGCCGCCGACTCTGATCCGTGCACGCTGCCGCCACCCTTCACCACGGCTCAGGCAAAGGAGATGGCTGACAAAGAGGAGGAGTTGCTGAGAAACATTCAGAAGATGGAGAAGGCGCATGCTGCTCGGCCTTGACGAGCAAATTTACAAAACTTGGTGAATAATATAAAGGGAGAAGCAAATCCAACTTATTTCTCATAACTAGATGATCCGTTGCTCCACCGGCACAAATGGCAAAATCATGCCAAAACTTGAGTCGTCAGTTTTACCTCAATTTAGTGCCTATGCATGCCGCTATAGCTCCAAGGGCGAGCACCAGAACTGTATGACGGACTCCAAGAAGAGGCACAACTCTTATCCGTGCAAGTTGCCGCCACCCTTCACCATGGCGCAGGCCAAGAAGGTGGCCGACAGGGAGGAGCTACTGAATACTATTGACCGGCCGTTGTCCCCATGCCCAACATTCAGAATGTATAGGCGATTCGGCGACCTCCAAACTTTTGCTAGGATCTTTCTTTCCCGATCGAGTACCACCATCAGCCCGCATCGCACTGAATAGCTGCACTCAATCTCATCTAGCTGACCCAAACTGACTATGTTACTGCGGAGTCTTGGTATGAAGTACACTTCAGTCAAAACGGTATGCTCGCCTGTGTGTGCTTGGAAGAGAACAGAGCCACGCCCTCCTATCTCAACAAGAAACCAGTCTCCAAACTTCAGGGTGCCCTTCACACTTGTGTCCAGCTGAGCAAACTTTTCACGACATCCAGTCATATGATTACTTGCATCGGTGTCCAAATACCAGGAAGTGTTCATCTGCCCTTTCAGTTTAGGAAATAACCCTTTCTTCATGGAGCAGAACTTTCTCAGTAGCTACCTCCGTTGTGTGCGCAACTTCACACACCTCAGCCATGAGAAGTCCAGGCCCATCATCTATCTGCTGCACAAGATTAGCCCTCTCATGCTTCGGCTCCGAGCAGTCAAAAGAAAAATGATATTTCTCACTACAGTTGAAAAACTTTACACTagtactagtaggaaaagccttatagatgagatcttatttctgtggcgcaccaactccctgtgcgccacagaaataatatCTGTGGCGCACGAAGTCACAGTGAGCCATAAAAATAGCTTAGTTTTGTGACGCACTGCtactccatgcgccacagaaataaggtggggcccacatcctgccaccaccaataattggcttcgttatttctgtggcgcagggcTAGCAGTGCGCCACAATAATTagttgttctgtggcgcaccgtatcgggtgcgccacagatatat contains:
- the LOC124664501 gene encoding protein O-glucosyltransferase 1-like, whose product is MSGERDDEEAALVASAEPPQTSVSSGVASIMVGLVFLALLIGFSRWINLDDNSFILGNISSISTGRPLNHSLSNYTTPFTCSNGTSTTCPATAAPQPWRWPAATSTTPSCPDYFRYIHDDLQPWRGAGITRDAMERARKYAYFRLVVVGGRAYVETYQVAFQMRDVFTQWGILQLMRRYPGRVPDLDIMFACDDPGQVRAAEFATPSDAPPVFRYCKDKSTLDIVFPDWSFWGWPEVGIRPWTPMLAEIERENKRVSWPQREPFAFWKGNPDRYRIRHDMMKCNVSNGKEWNARLFNQDWGKARQNGLKDSSIPKQCLYRYKIYIEGNAWSVSEKYILACDSPVLFVVTPFQDIMSRGLVAGKHYWPIDRNRICESIKFAVDWGNHHPVEAQLIGEQGSRFAREEMSMDYIYDYMLHLLTEYAKLLRYKPTIPEKAVEICTHSLACPADDQHRPCMMDSMERRAADSDPCTLPPPFTTAQAKEMADKEEELLRNIQKMEKAHAARP